cgtccatgtggccgctgtctggagctccacctttagtcccggttggtaacaccaaccgggactaaaggtattttttcgtaaaaaaattgatttttttaaaaaaaatcgatattcaaatttctgaattattttccaatttcatctctaatcaccctcatcactGCTCTATTTAacatctaatctctaatcacctttcatcatttcaaatcatctaacttaccagccggtcacccatcctgtcactactccagcctgagcatgcttaacttctgggttctattccccctcatttccaagtctgcacttgttgttttcctgacaatagtaaaatgtcaatcctattaaccctcaggagtttagcttgagcatgaagtaaTTTGACCATAATttcacaatagtaagatgtcaattccaaaacaataattatttactaacactaatatttcttaaataagtagtttgaccatagtttgaccacagtttgaccagatttgaccaaaattcaaaaaaattaaataattattgagtaacactaatattcttgaataattatgtagtaacactaatatttcttaaataagtagtctgaccacagtttgaccagatttgaccaaaattcaaaaaactgtaataattatttagtaacactaatattcatgaataattatttagtaacactaatacttcttgaataagtagtttggccaaagtttgacctgatttaaccaaaattcaaaaaaaactgaaatttgagcataacttttttttccttttggaatttgaggattctaaaaatttgcaaacaggccactACATCTtgaagaattttattttttgaagtttttatcattttttttttgctttttacaaaactgaaaaggcaatccagggggtagagtttgaaaatggggcctttagtcctggtttgagacACGAGCTGGGACTAAagggcaccctttagtcccggtttgagatactaaccgggactaaagggtgcaattccctttagtcccggttcgtgtctcaaatcgggactaaaaggctcatttgaaccgggactaatgtcttTAGaagcacgaatcgggaccaatgctcacattagtccccgttcatgactgaaccgggactaatgggcttatctggcccgaacgaaagccttgttttctactagtgggtgatCAAGATGTGTTGCCTTCATGGGGCGCCTTTTGGTGTGTGATGAGTGCAGAAATGAGGATGCAATGCAAGTGTTCCATCATGCTTCATTTGCTATAGTATTGTAACTGAGCATTGTCGAGTAGTAATATATTGCAAAAAAACACCCTAAAATTGCCAACCTCACGCGGTTAAACCTCTCTTGGGTGGTTGTCATGGTGGCCCAATCTAGACGCACTGCGCTGCGCGGCAGGGTTGCCTGAGGCAGTGGGTGAATGAGACATACTAGAGTGAAAAGATGTGACATAGTCACATAGAGTGATTTTTTCGTGAATATGCAAATTGCATGTAGCTAGTCACATACAAAGAGGTAACACTACAAGGGAGCACGAGGAAGAAGGGGATGCTCAGCCCCAAAGACCTAACTATGGTGGATCATGCAAAGGACTGGCTTTTGACCCTATCCATATCTTCTGCTGCATGTAGCGATCAGTTATCTCCGCCGCCTATGTTCCCCGCCGGCTCTACTGCACGCCAATGTATTGCCTCGGTAGTGGTGGCGGCGGTAGGAGGTTGGGCAAGCCGCCGATGCGAGAGGAAGAACCACCATTGGCAGGCGGAAATAGCAGTGACGACGCGGTAGGAAGTACGCCGGCGTGGGAGGAAGATGCACCGCCATGGCCACGAGCTCGGGGCCATTTGTGGTGGTGGATCTACGCTGGGGATGGGTGGCAGCTGGATCCGCTCATTATCGGCTGTGGGCCGGCGTCAAAGTGGATGTGGATGAGGGTGGTGACGCGCCGGCGGGGATTGGGACGCGGGTACTGGGAGGTAAGGCGAAGTGGGTGGAGAATTTTTCACTCCGTGAGCGGTCGGCCGAGTATATTTGTGAGTCGCGGTCGAGTCGGTGtaaatcccccccccctccccccggcccAACGTTTTTTGGGTTATGTTAGTTCTTGGTTAGAGAAGAAAAAACGAATTTATCCTCCTTTAACTGGTTATTGGGATCAGTTAGAGATGTCCTAAGAGGCCGTTGCAAACGCGGATAAGCAGCGCCACCATAACAAGAGGGACATGGGTCCAGGCGCCGCCACACCAGCCGGCAGCAATGGTGGCGAGGTTGGGGGATGGCGCTTAGCTAGGTTTTAAGTGAACGAAAATAGTATCTACATACGCTATGTTGCAAAATATGATCAGACGTGTCACTAGTCTTATACCAGAGTTGCAAACCAACCATTGGTTAGATGGTTAGAATAACAGTGGTATCTCCAGCCCACTATGATTCAAGTCCTAGACTTAACGCTGGTGCttacattttttttcattttttttcaggcCTTTTAGCACTGTGCGTTCAGTGGAAAGAAATGTTCCTATCGACTACAAAGGCATCTATGACGAGTTCGTCAATATCAAAATGACGTGCCAGTTCGGTCACTTGGAAGCGCTCGTAGAGGTAagatgtgcgttcatagggatgggTGGATGAGCGTCTGGCTGTGTATGGTGTTTCTAAAAAACAGAGTTGCATGGTCAATTTCGTTGGAAAATCTGAAATCGAATTTCAGTAGAAATGAAGTCGGGCGTACCCGTGGTAATCTGAAATCCGAAGTTCAGTAGAAATTTCGTTGGAAAATCCCGCCATAACGGACTCCAACTGCCCAACATGCCGATCAGAGACGAACTCGTTGCTTCCCTTCCTGCCGGATCGACATCGATATAGAAATGAAGTCGGGCGTAAGTAGCCGTGGTAATCCTATCCTACTCCGGCACGAGAACGTGTTTCCCGATCGACTCCTCTCCTACCATCCAAGCCCGAAGCACTATAAGTAAACTGCCGCACGTACGCTCGCTTATTCCCATTGCCTCCCCGAACATCGATCTCCTACGATCAGATCCGGTTTCACTTCACCATCACGCGCGATGGCTAGCTTGATGCCATCGCTTGCCATGGACCTGCCACAAGAAGAAGGAGGCCACGAGGACTCCGCGTTCCTCGGCGTCGTGGGAGATCCAGACGACTCGGAGTTGGCCGCGTTGGTGGCCGGGGCGCTGAAGACGGTGGACGCGCcgtccgacgacgacgacgagctcAGCTGCCCGATCTGCTTGGAGGAGGACGACGCCGCGGCGTGGAAGGAGACACCATGCGGGCACCGGTTCCACGGGCGGTGCGTAGAGAGGTGGCTGCAGGAGAAAGAGAGCTGTCCCATGTGCCGTCGCGAGGTCGTCACGGCGCCCGCCGCCACCGCAGATTGTACTGCTGCACACCTACATTTCTTGTGGATAGCTGCCTTGGGGTTGCATGTGTTTGGCGATGTTCCTGTGGACGACATGGaaactgatgatgatgatgatgcttacgGAGAGCTTCCGGTCGACGTCGGGCACCAGGCTCGAAGCTGAGATGCTTTTTGATCGAGATAAGtccccatgcatgcatgcgtgaAGCTCGGGGCCAGGAGACCTACCGTGGAAACTGTACGTAGTGAGAGATGCATCATGTAGTACATTGGACATGTCGGTCCGAATCGAAGGGACATGCTTTGGCCTTCCTTTTGTGTAAAAGATCTGATGTAAACTGTGTGTGTAATCCGTGCATCCTTGCATAAACATGCATGGTCTTCTAGCCGTCTTTGTGTAAATTGTTCTACGGTATTCTCTCACATACTTGCATCTCACGTCTTTGTAAAGGCCATTCCACTCATATTTGGGCGACAACGCATTATGTTCACAATTTATTTCATCAAGACACGTGCTAGAAATTTACACAGCTTTCTTTCAGTTCCATACATTTATTCTAGAAGCGCTCTAATGTTTGGTAGAATATACACCCTCCACTTCTTGATCTCATGATCCACCACACCAACTATTCTTTCTCCGtacaaacactactaggaaaagggctatagatgatatggacattaatgacgcaccagacatgtggtgcgccactactatatagcagtggcgcaccatgtgccggtgcgccattagtgtgacagaCACCAATGACTCACCACACCCATGAtgtgccactactatattttttttccaaaaatactaatggcgcatcagggaacagtgcgtcattactagtttaactagtaatggcgcaccacttaccacgtgcgccactactatcattttgtttttgtttttgcaaaactactaatgtcgCACCatcagctggtgcgccattagtaaccatggttactaatggcgcatttgtaggtggtgcgccattagtaacctgggaccagctagatattttggacagccacctacacactcactttccctaTTTCAttctctccgcctcctcctccaagcttgtctcggctgcctcctcctcctcacctcatttgcaccatagattcatccaaattaagtggttaaattaccttttttttataggtaagtaaggggaaagctttctttatgttgtagatctacttttttcttcctccaacaatgtgcacatgcacttttttctatgtatgtttgtggtgttgcatatatgtttgtgtttgcagataccggtatttgaaatgcgatagttgccaatattttgccggaatgttgattcattttcatttcggcgagaattttggcactatgcattctttttggtcctatttttagggaaagtcatgccaaattttttcttggttctaaaatatcgttttgctctaccccgcaggcgaccatggtccgcgtgatgaccgaaggcattgtgaataggtttttgagctccgcgaaggccgcgATGACCATCAGCATTGCCCCCCTGTATTATGTAAATTACtcctcgggtagcgctaactccctatgcgtcaaatttaataccaggtttagttattatgttgggaaaaaggtaaaaccaatgttgggccttgctggaagagttttattcaaccCGTGGacgaatgctttgttgtatgagatgctcacgTTGGCACCGTACCCGACTTGTTTCGTGCACGACCCTCGTATGCCGTGCCGCCGACAcatgggaacccggttaccgggatcactcCCTGTCACTCTTGCATGTTCCGCACACTTGTTCTTTTTCACCGGCATTTCCACGaattgtcggatcatcggaatgttgccgatGCACCATTCCCGTTATCGTCGTCGTGTCACCCTTTCATTCTGTCATGGTGACAAATGCtcttatcatgctcatgtcaatttttttcataaaattgcataaaacttgtatatgtcatccgcatcatgataacaacatttaaaatgtttaaaattgtgtttgcattaaattgttaaatgacatgtggggaattaccggaattgttgtttgatatttccggcctcatttaaacttgcctagataggtagtttaattatgcttcaccccttgccatgcttaataacatttattattgttgggtgcataaacgagagagaactaaataattgttgtgaagttccatcaatatgcaactcgttgcatattgagctccacttaatttgtattatcatttgttgcactttgccatgtcatgcatgattcaatcggacatgcatcatacttggttgtgcatcatgccatgtttatgtgatggttgtttaccatgttgttttcttctttccggttgtgcttcttctcgatagttccggttacattgccattgtgaggatccgttcgtcttcttcatggactcggtcttcttcctagcgggattccaggtaagatgaccatcaccttgggtCTCACTACTATCTTCGCTctgctagttgtctcgatgataTCGCTATGTcgggctacctaccacttgtttatcaagcctcccaaatttccatgatagcctttaacctttttacccttcctagcaaaccgttgtctggctatgttaccactttgctcaacccttattatagcgttgctagttgcaggtgcagtttgttccatgttgggacatggatatcttgggatatcacaatatctcttatttaattaatgcatctatatacttgataaagggtggaaggcttagccttttgcttggtgctttgttccactcttgccgccttagtttccgtcataccggtgttatgttccttgattttgcgtccctaacacgatgggggtttatgggcccctcttgacagttctctatgaataaaactcttccagcaaggcccaacattggttttaccatttgctcatcgtaataactaaacatgataataaatttgacgcatagagagttagcgctacccgaggttcgttattcaacataatacagggggccaacgttgatggtgttggtcccaaacggacagcctgcggggccacctcggggaaactcgagggctggttttactcgtagcttgacccatCCAATCGTGGcttgagacgagatacgcgcgtatattatcagggtgtcggcatgccgggaggtcttgctggacttgtttaccattgttgaaatgtcttgtgcaccgagatcccgagtctgatcgggttgtcccgcgatggaggactgtctccgcggatcgtgagcttgtcatgggctaagttgggacaaccctgcagggtttaaacttgcgagagccgtgcccacggttatgtgtcagatgggaatttgttaatatccggttgtagtggacttgaactaaacccaattaaaatacaccaaccatgcGCGTAACCATGACGGTCTCTTTTCGAATGAGTTCGAGAAGaaaacacggtggggttatgttcgaatgtaagtagttcaggatcacttcttgatcattattagtttgcgatcgttgcgtagtttctcatcttattctggtactcgtaagttagccaccatacaatgcttagtcgcttgctgcaacctcaccacttatccattccatacccattaagctttgctagtcttgatacccatggtaatgggattgctaagtccttgtggctcacagattactactacaacaattgcaggtacaggtaatgcgatgatttgatgtgagagcgatgcttgattgcttttggagttcttcttcttcttcgatcaagggattaGGTTTTGGGTCGGGgggcctgggattagcagggtggatgtcgttcttctttttcttttgatttcatccgtagtcggatcctgctcttctgtatgatgattgctatgtattgatgaattTTTGTATTCATGcagtagcttgtggcgagtgtaagcctttatcttgtattctcatcaaTTCAGtgcatggtatgttgtaatgatatccaccttgctgtgccccaatcatgaattcatcacgtgaatcgcatcttgggcgctataAGTTGGTACATTCCATCATTTATGTTCCAACTTCTATTTTTTTATAAATGGGCAATTCCATATTTTATAAACGGGCTTTTATAAACTAGTTTTTGAAGTTTCATGTTATTTCAATTTGACCTTCTTGGGGTTATTTAAAAAGAATATGACATTTTGCTACAAATTTCTACAAGGTCTATTATTTTAATTCGAACTTTTTGGTTATCCATTTTGAATAACGGGAAATTCATGGGAATATGTTTTGTACACCGATAACATTCTATTAAAACTCTTCAATTTATCAAATGCAAACTTCAGGAGTTAACATTTTTTCAAGGTGATGTTTGTTCCCTTCTTGGTATATAAATATTGAACTattttgttattttaatttgaacttcttggttatCCTTTAGTAACTTCAGAAATTCGAGTTTTGTAATAAACGGTGAACCGCTCTATTATTTatttagttttttttaatcaatGTTTTAGTGTTTTTCAGTTATGATAAATTATCATATGTGAGCTCATCTTTTTACTAGAGAATTAATTTTGTAAAGTGGCTTTCAATATTTTTGTTAAAGATTGGACCTCTATTTTTTTATTGAACTTCTATGTTTTATTAGATGAAACACAACATATTGCTCAATGATATTCATTTTTCACATGGGTTCCGAGTGAAATCCAAACGAGTTTGTTTTTTtcaattttctatttttttttgtgCCCCTCGGCAATTTTGAACCACGGGACACACAGTTTTTTTTGAACTCTTTTTTGTACTTCATTTTTCTACTCCCCAATATTTCAACTTCAAATCTATGAATGGTTCAACCTCTTAAACTCCCTAGTTTTTTCGTCAAATCCCACAAGTATGTTATTTTTCTGAACCTTTTTTGGCCCTATGAACTTCACgggcatgacaatttgaacttcctATACATTACGTCCAACCATTGAATGAAAGCTCTAAAAATGTCATCGTTGCTTTTAGGTTCTTATAACATACCCTGACCCTTTTTCCTCAACGAGATGACCCAAAACAAAAGATATGAACTTTTTTGACAGCAATTAATCTATGGACTTCCGAAGGAGTGTTTTTTGAAATGcgtgactccaaaacaattttctaAAGTGGATATGCACACATGTTTTTGTTTCTTGTAAACACAAAGATACAACTCGGACAGAAAATTCAGAAAATATCGAAAACACAAAGTCTTGAATTTTCTAGGGTCAAGAAGTGGTGCTTGGGTGGTGTGTCCGCTGACGTCGAGGAAGAGCGGCACACGGTCTCGCCATAGAGGAGAACATGGAAATTCAAAGAAAATCCTGCTAACTATTCTTCTCCTCTGTTCGCAGTAGAAGAAACACAGAAGTTAAAAACAGGTGTAAGTGGAAATTGTTGTTGTTGCCATAGCCAACATCATCACTAGAATGTAACGCTATGTGAAAAAAAAATGAAGTACTCTATCATGGTCAACACAAAGAGCAGCAATAGTTTTTTGTTAATTCTACTATAGTGAAGCCCCCTTAATGTTCGCTCTCTCAGAGCGAGCACAAACATATGCAGCAGAGAGAACACATCGGCGCCAGACTCTAGGAGACAGTCGGTGTGTTGGGGCAAAGACACGGGACAGTACTGGAGGCGGGTTGTAGAGACAACTCGGCAGGAGTGCAAGGTGTTCTCCGTCTCTGTACAGCAATTTTGAACTGCATATTAAACAATACTCGACCGGAATGCAAGGTGTTCTCCCGTCTTCATTGCCGAGGAGTGCCCAAGGGCAGAAACAAGGTGGGCGACGGCGCCCATGGCCAAGGGCAGAAACAAGGGCACACACGGACGACCAGCAGCACGACCTGCGGCCATCCAAATACATCCAGAACAGCAGCCATCGAGCAAACCAAGTGCAGCAGCCGTCGAGCAGACCAAGTGCATCAGCAGCTCGCCTCCCATACCTAGTCAGAGCTCCATGCCTCCTTGTTCATGGCACAGAGCACACCAAGTCTGAGAGGAACAGGAACTAAAGTGTTCGTGTAGCTTGGCAGGATCGAGGGATAGCGAGTTAGCATCCAACGCATTGAACTGAAGAGGCTGGTCAGGCTGGACTTCAGAAGCGGCCACATGCGAGGACGACAGGTGGGCGGGTGGGTCTTGCCGGCCCTGACTGTGACAGCACGCAACGAGCGGTGGATCTCCATGATGGGAGGCTGAGCAGCGCGCGCCGAAGAGGGGATCCACGGGATGACACCGATCCACTGAACGACCATCGTTTGCGTCATTGAACGGCCTGGCGGAAGATCAACCTAGCACAGAGGAAAGTTCAAGtcaaacaactcaggcagtaaaattgtaAAAAACGTAAGTTTATCACGACctgagagcaaaatccgccaacgagctaGATTCCTATTTAAATACGGTCTCTTTTTActtcggaaataagacaaaacttacaaaACATAAAATTACGATGCATTAATGGTAAAATAGAGGAGAATGAAGAAAAAATATTCCTCACCCAGGATGAtgaatagtcaatccctatatatatTCTGACCCCGTAATCAGAATAGTGTTCATGTTATATATAGGGATTAACTATTCATtatcctgggtgatgaatagttatTTTTCACcctcctctattttaccatcaatgcatcgtaattttacgttttgtaagttttgtcttatttccgaagTAAAAGAGAGCCCGTAAGAAAAATATATAAtcatcgtaaaaaatattttaggttatgtaaaattacaaacgtaaaaacatagtgtaaaatacacataaactgcaaaattTCTTGTcatatgacctatatttttattttcttatgccaaattttacatattgaatcaataggaatgtaactatttgaattccaaacgtaatttaattatgaaatgttTGTTAAATTACCTCGGATGAAAAATAATGAAtggtttccttcgtttgcttactagctagcatcgAGTTCTCTATATATATTCAGTAGCTAGCGTtgaccaagcacagagaaagaaAGGTcatttctctctattagctagctgaGACAATATGAAACTCCTAAACCCTCCAAAACacctaacacccccccccccctctaaaaAAACCAGCGTCTGCGGGCTGCTGACGCGTGGCTGccttttgatcccggttggtgttaataactgggactaaaggtccttCTGCCTGGACGCCCCACAGCGGTCACGTGGagctcctttggtcccggttcataagccaaccgggactaaaggttttgggtaTTAGTCCCGCTTGTTTTGTCCCGGTtacagaacagggactaaaggccctctggaatcaggaccatagccctgttttccaCTAGTGTTATCACCAAGATCACATACACTTCAAACTAACAATTCCATCATGCATAAAAGAAACTAGAGGGATATACGTGCCTGCGCCGCGCCTTTCTTCTGTCGATGATTATTATTTTTCATTTAGTTTGCTGGTTGGATATTAGTAGTTTTTTGGGATTCATGTGAGGTGGCAGAGCTTTCTTGTGGGGCATTCCGTTGTGCTTACATGTCTTTCAACATTGCTTGCCTAAAAAAATACACGTCTTTCATTTATTGTTGGTCCGTAGCCTGGGTAGTCTGGTTTGCACCCTGTGAGCGACCGAATAGACGCACCCAGCGACACATACTGCTAAAAAGGCCTTGCAAATAACACAAGTCACCTAAGCAGACCGTTTAATTAGAACCGACCAGGGAAACAGAGCCTGAAAATCTGGTCCACTGATTCTCCAAAAAAGCGAAAATCAGATCCACTACCGAGTAAGTACACTGCGATGAACCGGACGCTCTTATTTTTTGGGAGTTTAGAAACTACATTGATGGTTATCAGAGTACAATGCAGATAATTAGCTTGCTAAATACCTGCCCTTGGGGCTTAAGAACAACCGATGCATTTATCATATGATAACACCATGCAGGAGTGTATGTAAACATATAACAACAAATACTAATATGCATCTTCATTGGCTGCCTTCATTAGTTTCCATCATCTATATTTTCACATTCATCTGGTGAGATGGTAGGGAGTAAGTTTGCTTTGTTCAAAATCCTACATCAGAATTTCAATGTAGGTGTAATGTAGCTCC
The sequence above is drawn from the Triticum aestivum cultivar Chinese Spring chromosome 7A, IWGSC CS RefSeq v2.1, whole genome shotgun sequence genome and encodes:
- the LOC123152995 gene encoding RING-H2 finger protein ATL18-like; the encoded protein is MASLMPSLAMDLPQEEGGHEDSAFLGVVGDPDDSELAALVAGALKTVDAPSDDDDELSCPICLEEDDAAAWKETPCGHRFHGRCVERWLQEKESCPMCRREVVTAPAATADCTAAHLHFLWIAALGLHVFGDVPVDDMETDDDDDAYGELPVDVGHQARS